One window of the Candidatus Dependentiae bacterium genome contains the following:
- a CDS encoding septation protein SpoVG family protein: MQKITDIQIIPIKPNNGHVGFASFIYDDSLYCSSIGIYTRPQGGFRLSYPTRKAPTASLSIFHPINKETTDMIEAAVVSKYEQLIGTAA, from the coding sequence ATGCAGAAAATAACAGACATCCAAATCATTCCTATCAAGCCAAACAACGGGCATGTAGGGTTTGCCAGCTTTATATATGACGATAGTCTTTATTGTTCATCTATAGGCATATACACTCGCCCTCAAGGTGGCTTTCGGCTCAGCTATCCCACTCGTAAGGCACCAACCGCAAGCCTTTCTATATTTCACCCAATCAATAAAGAAACCACAGACATGATTGAGGCCGCTGTAGTCAGTAAGTATGAACAACTTATTGGCACAGCGGCCTGA
- a CDS encoding DUF5906 domain-containing protein produces the protein MQANDNISNDKQKEFKKWISQERVQWHDDMHSLKSTMKSLGYEHVPLTELLNDQFIENLRNNQITDTILSALLNIRDQYQELVEKYKILWPEEYAIKEFNQKHAVVHVDQTYILTEKDNSFGGKSFSLESPASFKAFYEDEVIKCANGSIRKKANIWLTRSIPPKRRKFTGIIFDPTTVGHTKNHYNIWRGFAVEPKQGDTTKYWAHVRDNICSENPEYYQFVRKWIAYIFQHPDEVHTALVLCGSQGVGKNSFVEPLGKLLGQHYVLLSSISELVSNFNFHLKSAVLIHANEALWGGNKKEIGTVKAMITERNCLIESKGKDRIMVKNFKHLILSSNEDWPVHIDADDRRFFVLRVSEKHKEDHSYFAAIQTELDNGGYEALLYDLLHEDLHEFNPRNFPHSNESFNIKLTSSSSCIRYMYESLCDGSFNPESNILNGWEDCISREDLYSYYNTWCNNSGEKTIPKNKFGESIKKHIPSIKDHRPSIDGKRSWAYKIPSLEQAKEEFAKAFKTDITYIFEEIP, from the coding sequence ATGCAAGCTAATGATAACATTTCAAATGATAAACAAAAAGAGTTTAAAAAGTGGATATCGCAAGAACGGGTGCAATGGCATGATGATATGCATTCATTAAAAAGTACCATGAAAAGTTTGGGATATGAGCATGTCCCTTTAACTGAATTACTCAACGATCAGTTCATTGAAAACTTAAGAAACAATCAAATTACAGATACCATTCTGTCTGCATTACTCAATATAAGAGATCAGTACCAAGAGCTTGTTGAAAAGTATAAAATTCTTTGGCCTGAAGAATATGCCATAAAAGAATTCAATCAAAAGCATGCCGTAGTCCACGTCGACCAAACATACATTCTTACCGAGAAAGATAATAGTTTTGGAGGCAAAAGCTTTTCATTAGAAAGCCCTGCATCATTCAAAGCATTTTATGAAGATGAAGTAATCAAGTGCGCGAATGGAAGTATACGAAAAAAAGCAAATATCTGGCTGACGAGATCTATTCCTCCCAAAAGGAGAAAATTTACTGGAATAATTTTTGATCCTACCACTGTTGGACATACAAAAAATCATTATAATATTTGGCGCGGTTTTGCGGTTGAACCAAAACAGGGAGACACAACAAAGTATTGGGCGCACGTAAGAGATAATATTTGTTCTGAAAATCCTGAATACTATCAATTCGTACGCAAGTGGATTGCTTATATTTTCCAGCACCCAGATGAGGTACATACAGCTTTGGTTCTTTGTGGTTCACAGGGCGTGGGAAAAAATAGTTTTGTTGAACCATTAGGGAAATTATTAGGCCAACACTATGTACTTTTAAGTAGTATTAGTGAACTTGTATCAAATTTTAATTTCCACCTTAAAAGCGCTGTATTGATCCATGCAAACGAGGCTCTATGGGGTGGAAATAAAAAAGAGATAGGTACGGTTAAAGCTATGATTACTGAGCGCAATTGCCTTATTGAAAGCAAGGGAAAAGATCGGATCATGGTAAAGAATTTCAAGCATCTTATATTAAGTAGCAATGAAGATTGGCCGGTGCACATTGATGCTGATGACAGACGTTTTTTTGTACTTCGTGTCTCTGAAAAACATAAAGAAGATCATAGCTATTTTGCTGCAATACAAACAGAACTAGATAATGGCGGCTATGAAGCATTACTTTATGATCTTTTGCATGAAGATTTGCATGAATTCAATCCGCGTAACTTTCCACATAGCAATGAGTCTTTCAACATTAAATTAACAAGTTCCAGCTCTTGTATTCGATACATGTATGAATCACTGTGCGATGGTAGTTTTAATCCAGAAAGCAATATCCTCAATGGTTGGGAGGATTGCATTTCACGAGAAGATTTATATAGCTACTATAATACTTGGTGCAATAACAGCGGTGAAAAAACGATTCCAAAAAACAAATTTGGCGAATCAATTAAAAAGCATATTCCTTCAATAAAAGATCATCGTCCTTCAATTGATGGCAAGCGATCTTGGGCTTATAAGATTCCCTCTCTTGAGCAAGCTAAAGAAGAATTCGCAAAAGCATTTAAAACCGATATCACATATATATTTGAGGAAATACCATGA
- a CDS encoding toprim domain-containing protein, protein MILIELAQQAGLKPYKASNTQGGEYKSACPKCGGKDRFYIQPYKQMKLCVGYYRCRQCDYHGDAIQFAQDLGMDFQQAAERVNATLSHQPIFRKQYLKKTFKATVINATSDLWQIKAQEFIAWVHNNILNQPKILEQLKQRGLPIEAIHKYKIGWNPQELWIDKSDWGITPDNKKLWIPRGIVIPSLDNSGNIQRIKIRRVEWNKQDTIGKYIILSGSMNGLSIIGNTKHDLMIVVESELDAYALHFAVSDYAFVIAVGSNSKNPDNIVHFLAPKKTILICHDNDDAGQLMLKKWKQLYAHAQSYSTPLGKDIGEAVEQGLRIRPWLLQFRWDKTTDQELIDYVLKYIDDRTVTKRTYDAWEKEIFLGPDSPRAKIGELQKGLKLIQQLTTQSKTN, encoded by the coding sequence ATGATCTTGATAGAACTCGCACAGCAAGCAGGCCTTAAACCATATAAAGCATCCAATACACAGGGTGGAGAATATAAATCGGCATGCCCTAAATGTGGCGGCAAAGATCGTTTTTATATCCAACCCTACAAGCAGATGAAACTATGTGTTGGGTACTATCGATGTAGACAGTGTGATTACCACGGAGATGCTATTCAATTTGCTCAAGATCTTGGCATGGATTTCCAACAGGCAGCTGAACGGGTTAATGCAACCCTCTCTCATCAACCAATCTTCAGAAAGCAATATCTAAAAAAAACATTCAAAGCAACTGTAATTAATGCAACTTCCGATTTGTGGCAAATCAAAGCTCAGGAATTTATAGCATGGGTGCACAATAATATTCTTAACCAACCAAAAATTTTAGAACAGTTAAAACAAAGAGGCCTTCCCATTGAAGCAATACATAAATATAAGATTGGGTGGAATCCACAGGAACTTTGGATTGATAAAAGTGATTGGGGTATTACACCTGATAATAAAAAGCTGTGGATTCCTAGGGGTATTGTTATCCCCTCTTTAGACAATAGCGGCAATATACAACGCATTAAAATAAGACGGGTGGAATGGAATAAACAAGATACCATAGGCAAATACATTATACTTTCAGGAAGTATGAATGGCTTGAGTATTATAGGCAATACTAAGCATGATCTCATGATTGTGGTCGAATCAGAACTTGATGCATATGCCTTACATTTTGCTGTGTCAGATTATGCTTTTGTTATAGCTGTTGGCAGTAACAGTAAAAATCCTGACAATATAGTTCATTTTTTGGCTCCTAAGAAAACAATATTAATCTGCCATGATAATGATGATGCTGGCCAACTAATGCTCAAAAAATGGAAACAATTGTATGCTCATGCTCAAAGCTATTCCACGCCTCTAGGAAAGGATATTGGGGAGGCTGTTGAACAAGGGCTTAGGATTAGACCCTGGCTTTTACAATTCAGATGGGACAAAACAACAGATCAGGAATTAATCGATTATGTACTCAAGTATATCGATGATAGAACGGTTACTAAAAGAACATATGATGCCTGGGAAAAAGAAATCTTTCTGGGTCCTGATTCACCACGTGCTAAAATTGGTGAACTTCAAAAAGGTTTAAAATTGATTCAACAACTAACTACTCAATCCAAAACAAACTAA
- a CDS encoding DEAD/DEAH box helicase, which yields MSNYSNSRKKPGKSTRYKARDNKKRGARPFPSRKGTKSAGKSSSRGKRNIPKFDPSLFIKKVEEQTATPAYIPKNTFSDFAIEDQLKRNIATKGYIAPTPIQDQAIPYILEGRDLIGTAHTGTGKTAAFLIPLVNNVLTKKTSRVLIIAPTRELANQIRTELKSFTTDMGIGSTLCIGGANIDLQIKSLKNNPAFVIGTPGRLIDLEKSRAINFGNYTSIVLDEVDRMLDMGFIKDIKYIIDKLPKKRHSLFFSATLSKELQGIMNSFLSDPVAVNVKTRQSAENVNQEVIQVGQQNKIDLLHDLLIKPEFKKVLIFLHTKRAVDKLAKDLINRGFTVALIHGNRTQSQRNKALLLFKTGKVNILLATDVVARGIDIDDITHVINFDLPQTYEDYIHRIGRTGRADKVGQAITLVK from the coding sequence ATGTCAAATTATTCTAATTCACGAAAAAAACCAGGTAAGAGTACTCGCTATAAAGCGAGAGATAACAAAAAAAGAGGGGCACGGCCATTTCCAAGCCGTAAGGGCACTAAATCTGCTGGCAAATCTAGTTCTCGTGGTAAGAGAAATATACCAAAGTTCGATCCTTCTTTATTTATAAAAAAAGTTGAAGAACAAACAGCAACGCCGGCTTATATTCCTAAAAATACCTTTTCTGACTTTGCTATAGAAGATCAGTTAAAACGCAATATTGCAACAAAGGGATACATTGCACCAACACCTATACAAGACCAAGCGATTCCTTATATTCTAGAAGGGCGTGACCTTATAGGTACAGCACATACGGGTACTGGTAAAACAGCTGCCTTTTTAATTCCTCTTGTTAACAATGTTCTGACAAAAAAAACTTCTCGTGTTTTGATTATTGCACCAACTAGAGAGTTGGCAAATCAGATCCGTACTGAACTTAAAAGCTTCACAACTGATATGGGTATAGGTTCTACATTATGTATTGGTGGAGCAAATATTGATTTGCAGATAAAATCGTTAAAAAATAATCCTGCATTTGTTATTGGAACACCGGGTCGGTTAATAGATTTAGAAAAAAGCAGAGCTATAAACTTTGGTAACTATACATCAATTGTTTTAGATGAAGTTGATAGAATGCTTGATATGGGGTTTATCAAAGACATAAAATATATCATTGATAAATTACCTAAAAAACGTCATTCACTATTCTTCTCGGCTACATTGTCTAAAGAATTACAAGGCATCATGAATAGTTTTTTGAGTGATCCTGTTGCAGTAAATGTAAAAACAAGACAATCAGCTGAAAATGTTAATCAAGAAGTAATACAAGTTGGGCAGCAGAACAAAATAGACCTGCTGCATGATTTGTTAATTAAACCAGAATTCAAGAAAGTTCTTATTTTCTTGCACACAAAACGTGCGGTAGATAAATTAGCAAAAGATTTGATAAATCGTGGATTTACCGTTGCATTAATTCATGGCAATAGAACGCAATCACAAAGAAACAAAGCCTTATTATTATTTAAAACAGGTAAAGTTAATATATTGTTGGCTACCGATGTTGTTGCTCGAGGAATTGACATTGATGACATTACTCATGTGATCAATTTTGATCTACCTCAAACATATGAAGATTATATTCATCGTATTGGCCGAACTGGTCGTGCTGATAAAGTTGGCCAAGCAATTACATTGGTTAAGTAG